A region from the Thermanaeromonas toyohensis ToBE genome encodes:
- a CDS encoding homing endonuclease associated repeat-containing protein, which translates to MSSPLRPAESPGQKAWTKEESLAALRRLSEMLGGTRSIVCDVRGKLGRQAGCASIEAIRRLFGSWETALEKAGLAGLPTRKSPERDIALRSLREYFEHLLHDRTFLFYGEGADMVKKLRVLFPFKLVDKYWPRYARSKGYGCLACPPATT; encoded by the coding sequence ATGTCCTCACCCTTGAGACCTGCGGAAAGCCCAGGGCAGAAGGCGTGGACGAAAGAAGAAAGCCTGGCTGCATTAAGAAGGCTATCGGAAATGCTGGGCGGAACACGCTCCATAGTGTGCGATGTGCGGGGGAAGCTCGGGCGTCAAGCCGGGTGCGCCTCAATAGAAGCAATTCGGAGGCTTTTTGGCTCTTGGGAGACAGCACTGGAGAAAGCTGGCTTAGCAGGATTACCGACAAGAAAATCACCCGAGAGAGACATTGCCCTTAGAAGCCTCCGGGAGTATTTTGAGCATCTGCTACACGACAGAACATTTCTTTTCTATGGCGAAGGAGCAGATATGGTAAAAAAGCTCCGGGTGTTGTTCCCGTTCAAACTCGTCGACAAGTATTGGCCGAGATATGCAAGAAGCAAGGGATACGGGTGTTTGGCCTGCCCGCCAGCAACGACGTAG
- a CDS encoding tyrosine-type recombinase/integrase, which produces MDQQRNCSHNVFAPFLDFLVSQHLSENTMEAYYFDLQDFAQWYLQTTGESPRPELVTELDLAEYRQYLMRCMKPSTVNRRLAALKKWLSWAQDTGQIGRLPRLPKRVRQEKLAPRALNRKEQNALLRAVERSGNARDKALVYVLLFCGLRVGELVKLRVEDLEIKERVGRLAVKGKGDKYREVPVPSNVRRALREYLGERKSGPLFLGQRGPLTARGVQQILKKYAYWARIGHLTPHVLRHTCATNLLNKGVDLVKVAALLGHENLNTTAQYTRPTFEELAGAVETDDD; this is translated from the coding sequence GTGGATCAGCAAAGAAACTGTTCGCATAACGTTTTTGCCCCCTTTCTGGACTTCCTCGTCAGCCAGCACCTCTCGGAAAACACTATGGAGGCCTATTACTTCGACCTCCAGGACTTCGCGCAGTGGTACCTGCAGACCACCGGCGAATCCCCCCGGCCGGAGCTGGTGACCGAGTTGGATCTGGCAGAATACCGCCAGTACCTGATGCGGTGCATGAAGCCGAGTACGGTCAACCGCCGGCTGGCGGCGCTTAAAAAATGGCTCTCCTGGGCCCAGGATACTGGGCAAATTGGCCGCCTCCCGCGCCTACCCAAGCGCGTCAGGCAGGAAAAGCTCGCTCCAAGAGCCCTGAACCGGAAGGAACAAAACGCTCTCCTGCGTGCCGTTGAGCGCAGCGGTAACGCAAGAGACAAGGCGCTGGTATATGTGCTTTTGTTCTGCGGGCTGAGGGTAGGGGAACTGGTCAAACTCAGGGTCGAGGACCTGGAAATTAAAGAGCGAGTCGGAAGGCTCGCTGTGAAGGGTAAAGGCGACAAGTACCGTGAAGTTCCGGTACCGTCAAACGTGAGGCGTGCCTTGAGGGAATACCTTGGGGAAAGAAAAAGCGGCCCCCTCTTTCTAGGCCAGAGGGGACCGCTCACTGCTCGCGGTGTCCAACAGATACTAAAAAAGTACGCTTACTGGGCCAGAATAGGACACCTGACGCCCCATGTGCTGAGGCATACATGTGCCACTAACCTGCTTAACAAGGGGGTAGACCTTGTGAAGGTGGCCGCCCTGTTGGGGCACGAAAACCTGAACACCACCGCCCAGTATACCAGGCCGACCTTCGAAGAACTTGCCGGGGCAGTAGAAACGGATGACGATTAA
- a CDS encoding AAA family ATPase: MCKALKELIVGSVIGLLLFLILQGYDVMPLLLLGAMFWGLYWLLDKRGLFMARRYRAYYSQESITFENIGGQTLAIQELKEALEFLKRSEEVKAMGIRPLKGILLSGPPGTGKTLLAKAAASYTDAVFLAASGSEFIEVYAGVGAQRIRELFNQARTLARRVGKSKAIIFIDELEILGGKRGTHSSHLEYDQTLNQLLVEMDGLESSAPPYILVIGATNRPDLLDPALLRPGRFDRHVRVELPDREGRLQILKLHTANKPLGPDVDLEAIARETFGFSGAHLESVANEAAILALRSRSPVIRQVHLREAVDKVMLGEKLPRKPRREELFRLSVHEAGHALMSELLNPKSVTQITIMSRGQALGYTRQKPQDDIYLYTREHLEAQICICLAGSVAEVLLLGSKSTGSVNDFKEAVRLAKLMVTSGLSEWGVVDEESLTPAQLHRAIKGIITGLEKRTKEVLTPYRALLEQIAQKLTREETMSGDTLRSFLPQAGERKYAAVYRPNLFSGAGREAFSCPR; the protein is encoded by the coding sequence GTGTGTAAAGCCTTGAAAGAGCTAATAGTAGGGAGCGTAATAGGCCTGCTGCTTTTTTTAATTTTACAGGGCTATGACGTGATGCCTCTCCTTTTACTAGGCGCTATGTTTTGGGGATTATATTGGCTACTAGATAAAAGGGGGCTTTTTATGGCCCGCCGTTACCGGGCCTACTATTCCCAGGAGAGCATAACTTTTGAGAATATTGGTGGACAAACTTTAGCCATTCAGGAGCTTAAAGAAGCTTTGGAATTCCTAAAGCGGAGCGAAGAAGTTAAAGCCATGGGTATTAGGCCCCTCAAAGGCATTTTATTGAGCGGGCCTCCTGGTACGGGTAAGACACTCCTCGCTAAAGCCGCTGCCTCTTACACAGATGCTGTATTCTTAGCCGCTAGCGGTAGTGAATTTATAGAAGTATACGCTGGTGTGGGAGCCCAGAGGATAAGGGAGCTTTTTAACCAAGCTAGGACTCTAGCTCGCCGGGTAGGTAAGAGCAAAGCCATAATCTTTATCGATGAGCTAGAAATACTAGGGGGAAAACGGGGTACCCACTCCTCCCACCTAGAGTATGATCAAACCTTAAACCAGCTTTTAGTAGAAATGGACGGCCTGGAAAGCAGCGCTCCACCTTATATTTTGGTGATCGGGGCAACAAATAGGCCCGATCTTTTAGATCCTGCCTTGCTACGGCCTGGACGTTTTGATCGGCATGTACGGGTGGAACTTCCAGATCGAGAGGGACGCTTGCAGATTCTTAAACTTCACACAGCCAATAAACCCTTAGGCCCAGATGTGGATTTAGAAGCTATAGCCCGGGAAACCTTCGGTTTTTCAGGAGCCCATCTAGAAAGTGTGGCTAATGAAGCGGCTATTTTAGCCCTGCGCTCCCGCTCACCTGTTATACGTCAGGTTCATCTGCGGGAGGCGGTGGACAAAGTGATGCTGGGAGAAAAATTGCCTAGGAAACCCAGGCGAGAAGAGCTATTCCGCCTTTCGGTACATGAAGCAGGACACGCGTTGATGAGCGAGCTGCTAAACCCAAAGTCTGTCACCCAAATTACTATCATGTCTCGAGGTCAGGCCCTGGGTTATACCCGCCAAAAACCCCAGGACGATATATATCTTTATACCCGGGAGCACTTGGAAGCCCAGATCTGTATTTGCCTGGCCGGTTCTGTAGCAGAAGTTTTGCTTTTGGGAAGCAAGAGCACAGGTTCGGTAAACGATTTTAAAGAAGCTGTACGACTAGCCAAACTTATGGTAACCTCGGGGCTGTCTGAGTGGGGGGTGGTAGACGAAGAAAGTTTAACACCTGCCCAGTTGCACCGGGCTATTAAAGGTATTATTACAGGCCTAGAAAAACGAACGAAGGAAGTTTTAACCCCCTATCGGGCCTTACTAGAACAGATTGCTCAAAAACTTACGCGGGAGGAAACCATGAGCGGGGATACTTTGCGCTCCTTCCTCCCTCAAGCGGGAGAGAGGAAATATGCGGCTGTTTATCGCCCTAACCTTTTCTCCGGAGCTGGTCGAGAAGCTTTCAGCTGCCCAAGATGA
- the iscB gene encoding RNA-guided endonuclease IscB: protein MMVLVQNKDGSPLSPCHPARARIMLKKGKAKVVCTYPFTIKLTYKVENPVFAPTRAVLDDGKTCGLGVVQENRTHNLALCKAEMETRGEEISDNLKRRKELRAQRRRRRNKKRGREGRIKIRYRKGQEYPQSIVADVQAKVNAVKRLMKMYPITEIVLEPVKLDIVKELNPGVRGKDYQRGLSYGIEADTRNQKRRLAILRRDGYRCLYCGREVTEETARIHHFVQRKHGGTKRYDILGTLCEECHTSVSTGELALAFDLESYPNIRAAGRCMHGRHLLERELRKLGVPVVVKYGYEAQKLRERYGFPKSHGNDAVVLGCNPEKGLIDRSTVYKVKLHARHGGRKLFDANPGVAAYRGQADRQPHVDWARMVVDDHNHEWNRKNRSYRRHVRNKYYKKLKEEGKFNYDLLPGRKHLNEIFTVNRAMLLTEGGPVLVKNQRIREWRYPHPWPDRRRVIERYDLVRTQKGGVGIVTSIMSDCTVRVDFVKKREGYKTDFSFYRPEALEIIQKGSSQTWVIQE, encoded by the coding sequence ATGATGGTCTTAGTCCAGAACAAAGACGGCAGTCCTTTATCACCATGCCACCCTGCGAGGGCGAGGATAATGCTCAAGAAGGGCAAGGCCAAGGTAGTATGCACGTATCCGTTTACCATCAAGCTAACCTACAAGGTAGAAAACCCCGTGTTTGCTCCTACCAGGGCAGTATTGGATGACGGCAAGACGTGCGGCCTGGGCGTGGTACAGGAGAACAGGACCCACAACCTGGCCCTGTGCAAGGCTGAGATGGAGACCCGCGGGGAGGAGATAAGCGACAACCTTAAGAGGCGGAAGGAGCTGCGGGCGCAGAGGCGGAGGCGGCGGAACAAAAAGCGCGGCCGGGAAGGCAGGATCAAGATAAGGTACCGGAAGGGGCAGGAGTACCCACAGAGCATTGTAGCGGACGTCCAGGCCAAAGTGAATGCCGTAAAACGCTTGATGAAGATGTACCCCATTACCGAAATTGTCCTGGAGCCGGTGAAGCTGGACATAGTAAAAGAACTCAACCCGGGTGTCAGGGGCAAAGATTACCAGCGCGGGCTTTCTTATGGCATTGAGGCGGACACCCGGAACCAGAAGCGGCGGTTGGCGATATTGAGGAGGGACGGCTACAGGTGCTTATACTGCGGGAGGGAAGTGACCGAAGAGACGGCCAGGATACACCACTTTGTGCAGCGCAAGCACGGGGGCACCAAACGCTACGACATACTGGGGACCCTGTGCGAGGAGTGCCACACGTCGGTGTCCACCGGTGAACTGGCCCTGGCATTTGACCTGGAGAGCTATCCCAACATTCGTGCGGCGGGGCGGTGCATGCACGGGCGGCATCTCCTGGAGAGGGAGCTGAGGAAGCTCGGGGTGCCTGTTGTAGTGAAGTACGGGTATGAGGCGCAGAAGTTACGGGAGAGGTACGGGTTCCCGAAGTCTCACGGGAACGACGCTGTGGTTCTGGGGTGCAACCCTGAGAAGGGGTTAATTGACCGGTCTACCGTGTATAAGGTTAAGCTCCACGCCCGGCATGGCGGGAGGAAGCTATTTGATGCCAATCCGGGGGTAGCGGCGTACCGGGGGCAGGCGGACCGTCAGCCGCATGTAGACTGGGCCAGGATGGTGGTAGACGACCACAATCACGAATGGAACCGGAAGAACCGCAGCTACAGGAGGCACGTGAGGAACAAGTACTACAAGAAGCTGAAGGAGGAGGGGAAGTTCAACTACGACCTTCTGCCCGGGAGAAAGCACCTTAACGAGATATTCACCGTGAACCGGGCCATGCTTTTGACGGAGGGCGGTCCGGTGCTGGTGAAGAACCAGCGGATCAGGGAGTGGAGGTACCCGCACCCGTGGCCTGATAGGAGGAGGGTGATAGAGCGGTACGACCTGGTGCGGACGCAGAAGGGGGGCGTTGGCATCGTCACGTCTATTATGAGCGACTGCACGGTGAGGGTTGATTTTGTAAAGAAGCGCGAGGGGTACAAGACGGACTTTAGTTTTTACAGGCCGGAGGCTCTGGAGATTATCCAGAAGGGAAGTAGTCAGACGTGGGTGATACAGGAGTAG
- the rimO gene encoding 30S ribosomal protein S12 methylthiotransferase RimO, translated as MAKVALLTLGCAKNQVDSEYMMGVLEESDHELVDSLDKAEVVIVNTCSFITPAKEEALEVILEVAQARKGLYPYIIVAGCLAQQHARELFSELPEVSAFIGPGAIPRLAHIIGEVLRGKRVLDVPLAGEENYRGLPRTRLRIGPTAYLKIAEGCNNKCSYCTIPQIKGPYRSRPLEDLLTEARFLISRGAQELVLVAQDTTAYGLDLYGSLALPVLLRELAHLPGVKWLRLLYAYPTRITPELIEVMAEEDKICRYLDLPLQHAHPEILQAMGRPGTLEAARKALSRLKATLPEIALRSTFIVGFPGERETHFRELLNFLEEIRFDWVGAFIFSPEEGTPASRLPGQVPEEIKKARYERLLSHQQHITEEKNLAWVGRETEVLIEGRASLEEGEVLVGRSFRQAPEVDGVIYLKVEKSLGVRPGELVKAKLLAVKNIYDLWGQVLF; from the coding sequence ATGGCTAAAGTAGCTTTGCTCACCTTGGGTTGTGCTAAAAATCAAGTAGATAGTGAGTACATGATGGGGGTGCTGGAAGAGAGCGACCACGAGCTAGTAGACAGCCTGGATAAGGCTGAAGTAGTGATAGTAAACACTTGTAGTTTTATTACTCCTGCTAAAGAAGAGGCTCTGGAGGTCATCCTGGAGGTGGCCCAGGCCAGGAAGGGCCTATATCCCTATATAATTGTTGCCGGGTGTCTAGCCCAGCAGCATGCCCGTGAATTGTTCAGTGAGCTTCCAGAGGTTAGCGCCTTTATAGGTCCAGGAGCCATTCCCCGTCTAGCCCATATCATTGGAGAGGTGCTCCGGGGTAAACGGGTATTGGATGTTCCCCTTGCTGGAGAAGAAAACTATAGGGGGCTTCCCCGTACTCGCTTACGCATAGGGCCTACGGCCTATCTTAAGATAGCTGAGGGTTGCAATAATAAGTGTAGCTACTGCACTATCCCGCAGATTAAGGGACCCTACCGGAGCCGGCCCTTGGAAGACCTTTTGACTGAAGCCCGCTTTCTCATCTCCCGGGGAGCCCAGGAACTGGTACTCGTTGCCCAGGATACTACCGCCTATGGCCTGGACCTATACGGTTCCTTAGCTCTTCCCGTTCTACTGCGGGAACTTGCCCACCTACCGGGGGTCAAATGGTTGCGCCTCCTGTATGCTTATCCTACCCGTATAACCCCTGAACTTATAGAGGTCATGGCCGAGGAAGATAAAATCTGCCGTTACCTGGACTTACCCCTCCAGCATGCCCATCCAGAGATATTGCAGGCCATGGGGCGGCCTGGGACATTGGAGGCGGCGCGCAAGGCCTTAAGTAGGCTGAAAGCTACCTTACCAGAAATAGCCCTGCGTTCTACCTTCATTGTGGGGTTTCCAGGAGAAAGGGAAACCCATTTTCGTGAGTTACTCAACTTTTTAGAAGAAATCCGTTTTGACTGGGTAGGGGCTTTTATTTTTTCCCCAGAAGAAGGGACCCCGGCTAGTCGTCTTCCAGGGCAAGTACCGGAAGAAATTAAAAAAGCGCGGTATGAGCGTCTCCTTTCGCACCAGCAGCATATTACAGAAGAAAAAAACTTGGCCTGGGTGGGCCGTGAGACAGAAGTTTTGATAGAGGGTAGAGCCTCCCTGGAAGAGGGGGAAGTGCTGGTGGGCCGTAGTTTCCGCCAGGCCCCCGAAGTGGATGGTGTTATTTACCTTAAAGTAGAGAAGTCCTTAGGAGTGAGGCCTGGAGAACTAGTAAAGGCTAAGCTTTTAGCAGTTAAAAATATTTATGATCTTTGGGGACAGGTGCTTTTCTGA
- a CDS encoding recombinase family protein gives MRAAALYRVSTKKQVKAEEDSIPVQQHLLREYAAERGWELVAEYIEPGVSAYKLSSLERDILQDALRDAEAGKYDVLLIFKADRLSRNSFEYPMVLWRLHQAGVEVIAVADAPGGRKLNVDDQMEKLLRFIEGWQAETESKNTSIRVSQAMLDLARQGKWSGGRPPYGFRLSSSKNGLPLEIDPKEAEVLKEMVRLYLEEGVGSKKIARILNNRGIRTREGKLWRDERVRDVLQNPIIAGLPAYNRTRPGNTPTSRCRVRDRYDLNNPEIIIPRDENGNPKPVKEYVIIPLETWLKVMQKMKASAQNQEPDARALDSPALLTGFLKCGYCGRGFISSKKNRAKVSRPNGKTYVYERACYRCITHARIGKEFCPGQGSYSQKKIDSIFLSELRTFLSSLDLGNLEKYIDSRQQFTVMRLQKQISQLEAELEKANRRLKNWVERLNQYFADPARSLYSEELMAGEIKRAQEEIALLEKQIAEAKAELNACTYEREKLQQFARMAPRWFEIFVEAPVPVQKRMLAQIIDKVTLWKDRLEISYRVDLTQFARTTGEEGHGTVELRVAVSL, from the coding sequence ATGCGCGCAGCAGCTCTCTACCGGGTGAGCACCAAGAAACAGGTGAAAGCCGAAGAGGATAGTATACCCGTCCAGCAGCACCTGCTGCGGGAATACGCGGCTGAGCGCGGCTGGGAGCTTGTCGCCGAATATATAGAGCCAGGAGTATCGGCCTACAAGCTGTCATCCCTGGAGCGGGACATCCTACAGGATGCCCTGCGTGATGCTGAAGCCGGAAAGTATGACGTGCTCCTCATTTTCAAAGCCGACCGGCTCAGCCGCAACAGCTTTGAGTACCCCATGGTGCTGTGGCGCCTGCACCAGGCAGGAGTAGAGGTAATTGCCGTGGCCGATGCGCCCGGCGGCCGGAAGCTCAACGTTGACGACCAGATGGAGAAGCTCCTCCGCTTTATCGAGGGGTGGCAGGCGGAGACGGAAAGCAAGAACACCTCAATCCGCGTTTCCCAGGCGATGCTCGACCTGGCCCGCCAGGGCAAGTGGAGCGGCGGCAGGCCGCCTTACGGCTTCCGGCTGTCTTCCAGTAAAAACGGGCTGCCCCTGGAAATAGACCCGAAGGAAGCTGAAGTCCTGAAGGAAATGGTCCGCCTCTATTTGGAAGAAGGGGTAGGGAGCAAAAAAATAGCGCGGATACTTAATAACCGCGGTATAAGGACAAGAGAAGGTAAACTATGGCGGGATGAGCGGGTAAGGGATGTGCTGCAAAACCCTATTATAGCCGGGTTACCCGCCTATAACCGTACCAGGCCCGGCAATACCCCTACATCACGGTGTCGAGTTAGAGACCGGTACGACCTCAATAACCCGGAGATAATCATCCCCAGGGACGAGAATGGTAACCCCAAGCCAGTTAAAGAGTATGTTATAATTCCCCTCGAAACCTGGCTTAAAGTGATGCAAAAGATGAAAGCCTCAGCCCAGAATCAGGAGCCTGATGCCAGGGCCCTGGATAGCCCGGCGTTGCTTACTGGTTTCCTCAAGTGTGGCTATTGCGGGCGGGGTTTTATTTCTAGTAAGAAGAATAGGGCAAAGGTAAGCAGGCCTAATGGTAAGACCTATGTCTATGAGCGTGCCTGTTACCGCTGCATAACCCACGCCAGGATAGGCAAGGAATTTTGCCCCGGACAGGGAAGTTACTCCCAGAAGAAGATAGATTCCATCTTTTTGAGTGAACTCAGGACGTTTCTGTCCAGCCTTGACCTGGGCAACCTGGAGAAATATATCGACAGCCGCCAGCAATTTACTGTTATGAGGCTCCAGAAGCAGATAAGCCAACTTGAGGCCGAGCTGGAAAAGGCCAACCGGCGGTTAAAGAACTGGGTGGAGCGACTGAATCAATATTTTGCTGATCCTGCTAGAAGCCTTTACAGTGAGGAGCTCATGGCAGGTGAAATAAAAAGAGCACAGGAGGAGATAGCGCTGCTGGAAAAGCAAATAGCCGAGGCGAAGGCCGAACTGAATGCCTGTACTTACGAGCGAGAGAAGCTGCAGCAGTTCGCCAGGATGGCTCCACGGTGGTTCGAAATTTTTGTTGAGGCCCCTGTTCCAGTCCAGAAAAGAATGCTCGCCCAGATAATTGATAAGGTTACACTCTGGAAGGACAGGCTGGAGATAAGCTACAGAGTGGACCTTACTCAGTTTGCCCGGACGACTGGAGAAGAAGGCCACGGAACAGTTGAACTCCGTGTGGCAGTGTCTCTATAG
- a CDS encoding helix-turn-helix domain-containing protein: MGRIGEALRKAREEKGITLRQAEEATKIRLKYLDALEREEFTQLPGRVYAIGFLRNYARYLGLNWQELVDELKAQWPPEEEIKPTPSSTIQEKRPKKGFLTRWLGILLVLVLLWAVNQGYNRYRLTLGSSTSFPPVEEKPSQVVSPPPSPAPPPPSLPKVSGVEVKIYIKEKQCWISVKVDGREVFAGILKGGESRTFRGEREITLTLGNAGVAEVTVNNEILPPLGKVGEVVTRTFTTSGATSEKVDNTGRVSSTR, from the coding sequence ATGGGAAGAATAGGCGAGGCGCTCCGTAAAGCTCGTGAAGAAAAAGGTATAACCTTAAGGCAGGCTGAAGAAGCCACGAAGATCCGCCTTAAATACCTAGATGCTCTAGAACGGGAAGAGTTTACCCAACTTCCAGGGCGGGTATATGCTATAGGTTTTTTGCGTAATTATGCCCGGTATTTGGGCCTTAATTGGCAAGAATTGGTGGACGAGCTCAAAGCCCAGTGGCCTCCTGAAGAAGAGATTAAACCGACTCCCTCTTCCACTATCCAGGAAAAAAGGCCTAAAAAAGGTTTCCTTACCCGGTGGTTAGGTATCCTCCTGGTATTAGTGTTGTTATGGGCGGTAAATCAAGGGTACAACCGTTACCGCCTGACTTTGGGAAGCAGTACTTCTTTTCCTCCGGTAGAAGAAAAACCGTCTCAGGTCGTATCCCCGCCGCCCAGCCCTGCTCCGCCACCTCCCTCCCTACCTAAAGTGAGCGGCGTAGAAGTTAAAATATACATTAAAGAAAAGCAATGCTGGATAAGCGTTAAGGTGGACGGTAGGGAGGTCTTTGCGGGAATTTTAAAAGGTGGGGAGAGCCGTACTTTCCGCGGAGAACGCGAGATCACCCTCACCTTAGGGAATGCTGGGGTAGCAGAAGTTACAGTGAATAATGAGATCTTACCTCCTCTAGGTAAGGTAGGAGAAGTGGTTACCCGTACCTTTACTACTTCAGGGGCAACAAGCGAAAAAGTAGATAATACCGGAAGAGTAAGTAGTACCCGCTAA
- a CDS encoding YlzJ-like family protein, giving the protein MILYSPMVPELVWEGAEEYHPVFQEVKVGHITLVVEPLTFAQARVVRLISTDPADYLYSPYQPGKILEFTPRAT; this is encoded by the coding sequence ATGATTCTATATAGCCCTATGGTCCCGGAACTGGTTTGGGAAGGGGCTGAGGAATACCACCCCGTATTTCAAGAGGTTAAGGTCGGGCACATAACTTTAGTGGTGGAACCCTTAACCTTTGCTCAAGCCCGGGTAGTACGGCTTATAAGTACCGACCCGGCTGATTACCTATATAGCCCTTACCAGCCGGGTAAGATTTTAGAATTTACTCCTAGAGCAACCTAA
- a CDS encoding DNA translocase FtsK: MPPTRPVTNKVKNEILGVALLALALLFSAGIYATATGWMNPSATIGALGNLMVKVLEGLTGQGKFMVPLFLTLWGLRLIVGAPGRGLKPRLWGSILFLLVLLTGLHQPLVPGHKAKELLALGLTGQGGGVVGGLMSVIFMAIFGRVGTWIVLGATGVIAFLLFTGISLQDILTSLVLKFSRLGGAIKQGLVNFLYTEVEVAEEEEEKKIPPANTSGHEAVPVIVETPTPAPFTAVIKEEPVQAKVYPETPLPPVEEESRRRRRSRVALPPVQEPLEEEGLDNYVLPPLSLLHKPAKIKNPRLEKDIGERIKILEDTLESFGVKVKVTQVSCGPAVTRYEVQPAPGIKVSRIVSLADDIALSLAAPQVRIEAPIPGKAAIGIEVPNKEVAIVHLREVLETPAFTEATSKLTLALGKDIAGNPVIADLAKMPHLLIAGATGSGKSVCLNALICSMLFKAKPHELKFLMIDPKMVELTQYNGIPHLLAPVVSHPKKAAAALHWMVNEMEKRYELFAAAGVKDINRYNRWVQRENVGREFLPLVVVVIDELADLMMVAPADVEDAICRLAQMARAAGIHLVVATQRPSVDVITGLIKANISARIAFAVSSQIDSRTILDMAGAEKLLGRGDMLFLPTGATKPIRVQGAYVSDREVEDLVTYIKQQGRPEYNLNFLKEEETVLTDEEEDELLPAAVRVVLETGQASISMLQRRLRVGYARAARLMDMMEARGFVGGPEGTKPRAILINWEEYRRLFGEAGES; the protein is encoded by the coding sequence ATGCCACCTACCAGGCCAGTCACCAACAAGGTTAAAAATGAAATTCTAGGGGTCGCTTTACTGGCCCTGGCCCTTCTTTTTTCTGCAGGGATTTATGCTACTGCCACAGGATGGATGAACCCCAGCGCAACTATAGGGGCATTGGGTAATCTTATGGTAAAGGTTTTAGAAGGGTTAACCGGCCAGGGAAAGTTTATGGTGCCTTTGTTTTTGACCCTATGGGGGTTAAGGCTTATTGTTGGCGCACCAGGGAGAGGGCTAAAGCCGCGCTTGTGGGGTTCTATACTATTTTTGTTAGTACTTTTGACCGGCCTGCACCAGCCTCTGGTGCCTGGACATAAAGCTAAGGAGCTCCTAGCCTTAGGCTTGACTGGCCAGGGGGGCGGGGTGGTAGGGGGCTTAATGTCTGTTATCTTTATGGCTATCTTTGGCCGGGTGGGAACTTGGATCGTATTGGGGGCTACAGGGGTTATAGCTTTCCTTCTTTTTACTGGTATCTCCCTCCAAGATATTTTAACTTCCTTAGTTTTAAAATTTAGCCGTCTAGGAGGCGCAATTAAACAAGGACTGGTAAATTTTCTTTATACAGAAGTAGAAGTAGCCGAAGAGGAAGAAGAGAAAAAAATACCACCAGCCAATACTTCAGGGCATGAAGCAGTACCGGTTATTGTGGAAACCCCTACTCCGGCGCCATTCACTGCAGTAATTAAGGAAGAGCCAGTCCAAGCTAAAGTTTATCCAGAAACCCCTCTACCACCTGTAGAAGAAGAAAGCAGGCGTCGGCGCCGTTCCCGGGTGGCCCTTCCGCCAGTACAAGAGCCTCTGGAAGAAGAAGGGTTGGATAATTATGTTTTACCGCCCTTGTCGTTATTACATAAGCCAGCTAAAATTAAGAATCCGCGACTGGAGAAAGATATAGGTGAGCGAATTAAAATCCTAGAAGATACCTTGGAAAGCTTTGGAGTTAAAGTTAAGGTAACCCAGGTTAGCTGTGGACCAGCAGTTACCCGGTATGAAGTTCAGCCGGCTCCTGGTATTAAAGTTAGCCGGATAGTTAGTCTGGCTGATGATATTGCCTTAAGTCTAGCAGCCCCTCAGGTGAGAATAGAAGCACCTATACCAGGCAAGGCTGCCATAGGTATAGAAGTACCTAATAAAGAAGTTGCAATAGTTCACTTAAGGGAAGTCCTGGAGACCCCCGCCTTTACTGAGGCTACTAGCAAGCTGACCCTAGCCTTAGGCAAAGATATTGCCGGGAATCCTGTAATTGCGGATCTGGCCAAGATGCCCCACCTCCTAATTGCGGGAGCTACAGGTTCAGGAAAGAGCGTGTGCCTTAACGCTTTGATTTGTAGTATGCTCTTTAAAGCCAAGCCTCACGAATTAAAGTTCCTCATGATAGATCCTAAAATGGTGGAACTTACCCAATATAACGGTATCCCCCATCTTTTAGCTCCGGTGGTAAGCCACCCTAAAAAAGCGGCAGCCGCTTTACATTGGATGGTAAATGAAATGGAAAAACGCTACGAGCTCTTCGCTGCTGCTGGAGTGAAGGATATAAACCGGTATAACCGTTGGGTACAGAGGGAAAATGTTGGTAGGGAATTTCTACCCCTTGTGGTAGTAGTCATAGACGAATTGGCTGATCTTATGATGGTGGCACCGGCCGATGTAGAAGATGCTATCTGTAGGTTGGCTCAGATGGCCCGGGCGGCTGGTATTCATTTGGTGGTGGCTACCCAGCGTCCTTCTGTGGACGTGATTACTGGGCTTATCAAGGCTAATATCTCTGCCCGGATCGCCTTTGCCGTCTCCTCTCAGATTGACTCCCGCACTATTTTAGATATGGCAGGAGCAGAGAAGCTTTTAGGTCGTGGGGATATGCTCTTTTTACCTACAGGAGCTACCAAGCCCATCCGGGTCCAAGGAGCTTATGTTTCGGATCGCGAGGTAGAAGATTTGGTTACCTACATTAAACAGCAAGGTCGACCAGAATATAATCTCAACTTTTTAAAGGAAGAGGAAACTGTCCTTACCGATGAAGAAGAGGACGAGTTATTGCCGGCTGCAGTACGGGTGGTCTTGGAGACCGGCCAAGCTTCTATCTCTATGTTACAAAGGCGTTTACGTGTAGGATACGCTCGAGCCGCCCGGCTGATGGATATGATGGAAGCCCGGGGGTTTGTAGGCGGCCCAGAAGGAACCAAGCCTAGAGCTATATTAATTAATTGGGAGGAATACCGGCGCCTTTTTGGGGAAGCTGGGGAATCTTGA